From Petrotoga sibirica DSM 13575:
TCAACTTGAAGGGTATGTTAGAAACTTACCCGATGGTTCGGTTGAGGTTGTTGCCCAAGGCGAAGAAGAAAAAGTTTTGAAACTAAAGAAAATCATCTTACAAGGAAATGGGTTCAGTAAGTTGGAAGATATTCAG
This genomic window contains:
- a CDS encoding acylphosphatase, producing MICKRWILYGRVQGVGLRHFVRVHGARLQLEGYVRNLPDGSVEVVAQGEEEKVLKLKKIILQGNGFSKLEDIQEDDFPIGNYGSLHIEY